A region of the Campylobacter cuniculorum DSM 23162 = LMG 24588 genome:
ATTAAATTTTCTTCCGGGCTTAAATGATAAGTTGAATGTCCATAATAAGCATTTGCAAAAGGTCCTAAATTTCCTTTTTCTACAAAAGTTTTGATTCTTTGTTGCACTTCTAAAAGTTTATCTGCACCCGTAGCATAAGGATTTGGCGTATATAAAAAGGCTATATCACTTGCTTTTTTTACATCGGCACTCAAAGCACTCACTATATCCACCCAGTCAAGAGCATGGAGTTGATAAAAATGCACTATATGGTCATGTAAAAATAAAGCCGCATTCATCAAAGTCCGAGTCAGCTGTGCGTTAAGTGGCGGAACGATTCCTAAGGCATCTTCAACGGCAACAATTCCTGCTTTATAATGAGAAAAGGTGCAAACTCCACAAATTCTTTGCGTCATAAAAGCCACATCTCTAGGATCCCTTCCCTTGACAATCACCTCAATACCACGCCATAGAGTTGAACCTGAATAAGCCTCTTGAACAACATTATTTTCATCAATAATAACCTCGACTCTTAAGTGTCCTTCAATTCTTGTAATAGGATCTACGATAATTTTTTGACTCATTTTTATTCCTTATCTTTTTGTGTAGAAGATATAACAGCATGTGCTGCAATCGCAACTCCGGTAAGACAAAGCACCCCGATACCAATTTTATCTGAAACACTATCCGCACCAAGCCCAAAAACCGTATCAAATTTATGCGAAGCCATAGGCTCTTCAAAAGGTCCCATTGCGTCCCAAAAACTCGGTTCAGAACAGCCGATACAGCCATGTCCGGCTTGAATAGGCCAAGACGTGTGTTGATTGAATCTTTCTCTTGAACAATTATTAAAAGTATAAGGTCCCTTACAGCCTACTTTATAGAGACAATATCCCTTTTTAGCTCCTTCATCACCAAAAGCTTGGACAAATTCACCCGCATCAAAATGTCCTCTTCTCTCGCAAAGGTCGTGAATTCTAAATCCATAAGCCCATTTTGGACGATTATAGACATCAAGGCTAGGAAGCTCTTTGAACAATAAAAGTTGCAATACATTACCCACAATATTTTTTTCACTTGGAGGACAGCCCGGCACATTAATCACAGTTTTATTTGTAACCTTACTTAAAGGTTGAGCATTACTCGGATTTGGTCTTGCTGCTTGAATTCCGCCAAAAGAAGAACAGGTTCCTATAGCTAAAATAGCCTTAGCATTATTAGAAGCTTCTTGTGCAATTTTATAACCTGTTTTTCCGTGTGGTCCAATGGTTAAATAAGATTCTGTATCTCCCATAGGAATTCCACCCTCAACCATTAAGACATAATTGCCTTTATGTTTTTCCATTGCACTTTCTAAATTTTCTTCAGCTTGCCAACCACTTGCAGCCATAACTGTTTCGTGATATTCTAAAGAAATATAATCAAAAATCAAACTATCAATCGTTGGAGTATCACTTCTTAATAAGCTTTCAGAACAGCCTGTGCATTCAGCCATATGAAGCCAAATCACAGGCAATCTGTCTGCAAGTTCAGCTGCTCTTGCCACCATAGGTGTTAAACTAGCTGGCAATGCTAAAAAGGCTGTCATAGCTCCTGCCCATTTCATAAAATCCCTTCGCGTAAAACCTGCTTTTTCTAAAGCCTTTGGAATAGAATTGTTAGATTTTAAAGAAGGAAGCTTTTCAAGCTCTGCTAAGCGAGACTTAATTTGCGTATAATCAACCATTGCTTCTCCTTAAATTATTATTTTAAATTATTCTCTAATATAATAAAGTAAAAAATTTTAAAACTAGATTAAAAATTTAAATTTATTTTAATTTTTAATTTATTGTTATAAGCCTTTTTTGAGTTTGCGTATCAAAAATCTTGCAGGATGAATGCAGGATACAAAATCCTTAAAAATTCCTAAAGGTTCATTGTTGATTAAAGCACAAAGATAACGAGCTGCTAAAACACTCGTGCTAAAAGCCCTTGAGCCGTGTGCGAAATTAAGATACAAATTAGGGATATTTTGAGGTGGAATTTGAGGCTTGTTTTTAGTCCATAACAAAGCTTTATAATTTTGTTTATAAAAATTTTCATCATAAGCAGCCCCAATTATAGCAAATCTATCGCTTGAATAAGACCTAAAACCCACTTTTGAACCTTTAATTTCAAGTTTTTCATCACCTTTTAAAAATTCTTTAATATTTTTTAAATTTTCATCATCATCGCTATTTTGAGGCAAAGGATTAGAATTAAGCCTATCATAACTTGCACCAATTACTTGCAAATCATCTTTTGCAGGACATATATAAGCCTTAGAAGAAAGAGCAAATTGTGTGTCGCAAAAGGGTTTTAAATGCGTTACTTGTCCGCGAACCTTACTCAACTTCATTTCTTCATAGGCTAAAAAGTCTTTTGTATCCGCTCCCATTGCGTAGATTAAGATTGAAAAATCTTCTTTTTTTAAATTGTTTTTGAACTTTAAAATGAATTTTTCGTTTTCATACTCAAAGCCTATAAATTCGTGATTAAAATATAATTTCGCCTCGCTAAGTTTAAACAAATCTGCAACAATTTTTTTAGGAGAAATTGCCCCTGCATCTTCTAAAAAAGCTTGATTTTTCTCAATTTTAAACAAGATATTTTGACTTTGAGCTAAAAATCTTTGCTCCATAGCCAAAGTATGGGCAAATTCAAACACTCCATTGAGATTTAAATTAAGAATTTTTTTATAAAAACGACTCGCTTCAATCAAAGCATTTTGCGAGAATTCTCCTAAAGCAACTTCAGGTTTTAAAATCAAAGAGCTTAAAATTCCACTCTCATTTCCGCTCGCACCTTGATTTAAAATTGAATTTTTTTCAAAAACACTCACTTCAAAATCTCTAAGTTTAAGCTCATAAGCTAGAGTTGCTGCACAAATTCCAGCTCCTATAATGGCAATTTTTTTATTAGGAATGCTTTGCATTACTCTTGCAAAATACGCTTCTTTGTCGCAATTTTGACTCTTTGGCTGAAATTTTGCCCTTATCATCTCTCTTTTTTTAAAGCCTCGTATTTTCTCAACAATAAAGCCATAATTTTTAAGATTTTTTTGCAAAAAACTCGAAGCAGAAAAAGTTAAAATTTGGGCATTTTCTTTAGAAAGTCTTGCCAAATGAGGCATTAAATCTTGCTCAAACATTGCTTTATTTTTACGTGGAGCAAAGCCATCTAAATACCAAATATCCGCTTGAAATTCAAGTTTTTTTAAAACACTCACATCATCAAAAATAAGATCTAAAAAACAATTTTTAAAATAAAAACGATAATACCCATGTTTGCATTTAGGATAAAAGAGTAAAAATTCCTCTAAATATTCTTTAAATTCTTCATAAATTCCAAGTTTTTTGTAGCATAATCTTAATTCTTCTTTTTCTATATAAAAACCCTCCACACTCACATAAAAAAGCCTTTTGGGAGCTTTTTTAGACTTAAAAAATCTTTGCAGGGTTAAAAAGAAATTTAAACCTATGCCAAAACCGAGTTCAGCAATGATAAATTCATCTTTTTCATCCCAATCAAAAGCTTCACTATAAATATATTTGCTTTCATTTATGCCATCATTTGAGTTAAAATAAAAATCATCAAAATCTAAAGAAAAAGGCGTGTTATTTTTAAAAACCAAACGAGCTTTTTTCACTAGAAAAACCTTTCTATAAAGAATTTAAAAATCACAAAAATTTAAATCAATTTCAATCTTCAAAGATTCATCAAAATTTTTTTTAAACAGAAATTGAGTATTTTTAAAACTAAAATTTTCTATCGGTTGTTATAAAAATAACCATCAACCCCATCAGCGACGCCTCTAGCTAAAAGTTCTTGGAAATTTTTATTTGCAATTCTTTTTCCTTCATTAGGATGCGTAATATAACCAATCTCAATTAAAATTGCGGGCATTTGAGCCCCAACTAAAACCCAAAACGGAGCTTCCCTTACACCACCATCGACAATTTTGTATTTTTTACGCGTTTGGCTTAAAACTCCTTTTTGAATATCGATTGCAAGTTTATTTGATGAAACAATTTTTTCGCGATTTAAGAAATTTAAAATGCTTTGTTTGGAAAAATAATTCATTTCTTCAAAATCGCCTTGATTTTCTTTTTCAGCGGCATTTTTACTTCGCTGACTCCTTGCAGGAGATAAAAAGAAAGTTTCAAGACCTTCCGAAGTTTTGGCTTTGGAATCACTTGCGACTGCATTAGCGTGAATGGATAAAAATAAATCCGCTTTTTTATCATTTGCAATTTTAGTTCTATCTCTAAGATTGATGAATTTATCTTTATTTCTTGTATAAAAGACCTTATAACCTCTTTTTTTAAGTTCATTGCCAATTTTTAAAGCAGTATTTAAAACAATATCCTTTTCTTTCAAATTTCCCTTTAAAGCTCCGCTATCCTTGCCTCCATGTCCTGCGTCAATGACTATGACTTTACCTGATTTAAAATTTGAGTTAAGCGGATTTGTGTTTAAATTTTGTTTTGAACTTTGTTCTTGAGTTTTTTTATTGTTTGGGGTTAAATTTTCTTGATTTAAATTTGAAAAATAAATTTTTAAATTTTTATTTTTTAATTCTTTAGAGAATTCAAAATCCT
Encoded here:
- a CDS encoding hydrogenase small subunit; translated protein: MVDYTQIKSRLAELEKLPSLKSNNSIPKALEKAGFTRRDFMKWAGAMTAFLALPASLTPMVARAAELADRLPVIWLHMAECTGCSESLLRSDTPTIDSLIFDYISLEYHETVMAASGWQAEENLESAMEKHKGNYVLMVEGGIPMGDTESYLTIGPHGKTGYKIAQEASNNAKAILAIGTCSSFGGIQAARPNPSNAQPLSKVTNKTVINVPGCPPSEKNIVGNVLQLLLFKELPSLDVYNRPKWAYGFRIHDLCERRGHFDAGEFVQAFGDEGAKKGYCLYKVGCKGPYTFNNCSRERFNQHTSWPIQAGHGCIGCSEPSFWDAMGPFEEPMASHKFDTVFGLGADSVSDKIGIGVLCLTGVAIAAHAVISSTQKDKE
- the mnmC gene encoding bifunctional tRNA (5-methylaminomethyl-2-thiouridine)(34)-methyltransferase MnmD/FAD-dependent 5-carboxymethylaminomethyl-2-thiouridine(34) oxidoreductase MnmC, whose translation is MKKARLVFKNNTPFSLDFDDFYFNSNDGINESKYIYSEAFDWDEKDEFIIAELGFGIGLNFFLTLQRFFKSKKAPKRLFYVSVEGFYIEKEELRLCYKKLGIYEEFKEYLEEFLLFYPKCKHGYYRFYFKNCFLDLIFDDVSVLKKLEFQADIWYLDGFAPRKNKAMFEQDLMPHLARLSKENAQILTFSASSFLQKNLKNYGFIVEKIRGFKKREMIRAKFQPKSQNCDKEAYFARVMQSIPNKKIAIIGAGICAATLAYELKLRDFEVSVFEKNSILNQGASGNESGILSSLILKPEVALGEFSQNALIEASRFYKKILNLNLNGVFEFAHTLAMEQRFLAQSQNILFKIEKNQAFLEDAGAISPKKIVADLFKLSEAKLYFNHEFIGFEYENEKFILKFKNNLKKEDFSILIYAMGADTKDFLAYEEMKLSKVRGQVTHLKPFCDTQFALSSKAYICPAKDDLQVIGASYDRLNSNPLPQNSDDDENLKNIKEFLKGDEKLEIKGSKVGFRSYSSDRFAIIGAAYDENFYKQNYKALLWTKNKPQIPPQNIPNLYLNFAHGSRAFSTSVLAARYLCALINNEPLGIFKDFVSCIHPARFLIRKLKKGL